In the genome of Flavobacterium panacagri, one region contains:
- a CDS encoding SDR family oxidoreductase: MDSIFNLKGKIALITGGAGVLGSRFADVLAQQGVIVGIVSQSLEKAENTVKNIEANGGQAFAVQANVLNKEELEKVKDLIVEKYGRLDILINAAGGNMPGATIQPDQAIYDMKSDDLQKVVDLNIIGTMLPTQVFAELFAKQKSGNIINISSASAQRPLTRVVGYSASKAAIDNFTQWMAVELAQKYGEGLRVNAISPGFFIGEQNRALLLTPEGKLTPRGEKIIDHTPMGRFGSPEDIDGALLFLCSDMSKFVTGTILKVDGGFAATSI; encoded by the coding sequence ATGGATTCAATATTTAATTTAAAAGGAAAAATTGCTTTAATAACAGGCGGTGCCGGAGTACTGGGAAGCAGATTTGCAGATGTATTGGCACAGCAAGGTGTTATTGTGGGAATTGTTTCTCAATCATTAGAAAAAGCAGAAAATACAGTTAAAAACATTGAAGCAAATGGAGGACAGGCATTTGCTGTTCAAGCCAATGTTTTAAACAAAGAAGAATTAGAAAAAGTAAAAGACTTAATTGTAGAGAAATACGGTCGTTTGGATATTTTAATCAATGCTGCTGGAGGAAATATGCCTGGTGCAACAATTCAGCCCGATCAAGCAATTTATGATATGAAAAGCGACGATTTACAAAAAGTAGTCGATTTGAATATTATTGGAACTATGCTTCCGACTCAGGTTTTTGCGGAGCTTTTTGCAAAACAGAAATCAGGAAACATCATTAACATTTCATCTGCATCGGCACAAAGACCTTTAACTAGAGTTGTGGGATATTCAGCTTCAAAAGCAGCGATTGACAACTTTACACAATGGATGGCGGTTGAACTAGCGCAAAAATATGGAGAAGGACTTCGTGTAAATGCAATCTCGCCTGGGTTCTTCATTGGAGAACAAAATCGTGCTTTGTTATTGACTCCAGAAGGAAAATTAACTCCAAGAGGCGAAAAAATCATCGATCATACACCAATGGGAAGATTTGGAAGTCCAGAAGATATTGACGGAGCACTTTTATTTTTATGCAGTGACATGTCAAAATTCGTAACAGGAACTATCTTAAAAGTAGATGGCGGATTTGCTGCAACGAGCATTTAA